One segment of Candidatus Methylacidithermus pantelleriae DNA contains the following:
- a CDS encoding tetratricopeptide repeat protein: MNRFLGRVAILVALGAMVELARPLAWSVVLLASVYVLFSLLSAAGYLHAWLRYPGLPKSLLDQETENFPPSARPENFRWNRAKKEQSPFGWEDQKPSEPATGELLKSLWEALQNSQWDKALVWAEKLVHARPEDAFGYAAMAWSLNQLGRHREALQPAQKACELAPEDPIGHAALAWAWGGTGRFDLALEPARKVASLRQQEALAWEMLVWILGNLGQYSEAANAARQALRLRPGWPTAHYNLGLALLKTGDWEGAWEQCETLQKLDPQLAQQLMTELKHANRDWGF; the protein is encoded by the coding sequence TTGAACCGATTCTTAGGTAGAGTAGCCATCCTGGTTGCTCTGGGTGCCATGGTAGAATTGGCTCGACCCCTGGCATGGTCGGTCGTGCTTTTGGCCTCGGTGTATGTCCTTTTCAGTCTCCTTTCCGCCGCGGGGTACTTGCATGCGTGGCTGAGGTACCCTGGGTTACCCAAAAGCCTCTTGGACCAAGAAACGGAAAACTTCCCTCCTTCTGCCCGTCCAGAAAACTTTCGCTGGAACCGTGCGAAAAAGGAACAATCCCCGTTTGGATGGGAAGACCAAAAACCCAGCGAGCCGGCAACTGGGGAGCTGCTCAAAAGCCTGTGGGAAGCTTTGCAAAATAGCCAATGGGACAAGGCTCTGGTTTGGGCAGAAAAGCTCGTTCACGCCCGTCCGGAGGATGCTTTCGGTTATGCAGCGATGGCTTGGTCGCTCAACCAGCTGGGGCGTCATCGGGAAGCCCTTCAGCCAGCACAGAAGGCCTGTGAACTCGCTCCGGAAGATCCGATCGGGCACGCAGCATTAGCCTGGGCATGGGGTGGAACCGGTCGCTTTGATCTTGCCTTAGAACCGGCTCGGAAAGTGGCTTCCCTACGGCAACAGGAAGCCCTGGCCTGGGAGATGCTTGTCTGGATTTTGGGAAACCTCGGGCAATATTCGGAAGCAGCAAACGCGGCGCGCCAAGCCTTGCGGTTGCGGCCGGGATGGCCAACGGCTCACTATAACCTGGGATTAGCGCTCCTGAAAACGGGGGATTGGGAAGGAGCCTGGGAGCAGTGCGAAACACTGCAGAAGCTCGACCCTCAACTCGCTCAACAGTTAATGACCGAGCTCAAACACGCAAACCGGGACTGGGGTTTTTAG